One Thermus neutrinimicus genomic window carries:
- the rpsS gene encoding 30S ribosomal protein S19, whose protein sequence is MPRSLKKGVFVDDHLLEKVLELNAKGEKRLIKTWSRRSTIVPEMVGHTIAVYNGKQHVPVYITENMVGHKLGEFAPTRTYRGHGKEAKATKKK, encoded by the coding sequence ATGCCGCGTAGCTTGAAGAAGGGCGTTTTCGTAGATGACCACCTCTTGGAGAAGGTGCTGGAGCTCAACGCCAAGGGGGAGAAGCGGCTCATCAAGACCTGGAGCCGCCGCTCCACCATCGTTCCCGAGATGGTGGGCCATACCATCGCGGTCTACAACGGCAAGCAGCATGTGCCCGTCTACATCACCGAGAACATGGTGGGGCACAAGCTGGGAGAGTTCGCCCCCACCCGCACCTACCGGGGGCACGGGAAAGAGGCTAAGGCCACCAAGAAGAAGTAG
- a CDS encoding 50S ribosomal protein L23: MKTAFDVILAPVLSEKAYAGFAEGKYTFWVHPKATKTEIKNAVEAAFKVKVVGVNTMTVRGKKKRLGRYLGKRPDRKKAIVQVAAGQKIEALEGLI, from the coding sequence ATGAAGACCGCCTTTGACGTGATCCTGGCCCCGGTGCTTTCCGAGAAGGCTTACGCTGGCTTCGCCGAGGGCAAGTACACCTTCTGGGTTCACCCCAAGGCCACCAAGACGGAGATCAAAAACGCCGTGGAGGCGGCCTTTAAGGTCAAGGTGGTAGGGGTGAACACCATGACGGTGCGGGGCAAGAAGAAGCGCCTGGGCCGCTACCTGGGCAAGCGCCCCGACCGCAAGAAGGCCATCGTGCAGGTGGCCGCCGGGCAGAAGATCGAGGCCCTGGAGGGCCTCATCTAG
- the rplB gene encoding 50S ribosomal protein L2, which translates to MAVKKFKPYTPSRRFMTVADFSEITKTEPEKSLVKPLKKSGGRNNQGRITVRFRGGGHKRLYRIIDFRRWDKAGIPAKVAAIEYDPNRSARIALLHYADGEKRYIIAPEGLRVGQQVVAGPDAPIQVGNALPLRFIPVGTVVHAVELEPKKGAKLARSAGTSTQIQGREGDYVILRLPSGELRKVHGECYATIGTVGNADHKNIVLGKAGRTRWLGRKPHVRGAAMNPVDHPHGGGEGRAPRGRPPASPWGWQTKGLKTRKRRKPSSRFIIARRKK; encoded by the coding sequence ATGGCAGTTAAGAAGTTCAAACCCTACACCCCAAGCCGCCGTTTCATGACGGTGGCGGACTTCTCCGAGATCACCAAGACCGAGCCGGAGAAGTCCTTGGTCAAGCCCCTGAAGAAGAGCGGGGGGCGCAACAACCAGGGCCGCATCACCGTGCGCTTCCGGGGCGGCGGCCACAAGCGGCTTTACCGCATCATCGACTTCAGGCGCTGGGACAAGGCGGGCATTCCCGCCAAGGTGGCGGCCATAGAGTACGATCCCAACCGCTCCGCCCGCATCGCCCTTCTGCACTACGCCGATGGGGAGAAGCGCTACATCATCGCTCCTGAGGGCCTGCGGGTGGGCCAGCAGGTGGTGGCCGGCCCGGATGCCCCCATCCAGGTGGGCAACGCCTTGCCCCTGCGCTTCATCCCCGTGGGTACCGTGGTCCATGCGGTGGAGCTGGAGCCCAAAAAGGGGGCCAAACTGGCCCGCTCCGCCGGCACCAGCACCCAGATCCAGGGCCGGGAAGGGGATTACGTGATCCTGCGCCTGCCCTCGGGGGAGCTGAGGAAGGTGCACGGGGAGTGCTACGCCACCATCGGGACCGTGGGCAACGCCGACCATAAGAACATCGTCCTGGGCAAGGCGGGGCGCACCCGCTGGCTGGGCCGCAAGCCCCACGTGCGTGGGGCCGCCATGAACCCGGTGGATCACCCCCACGGGGGTGGCGAGGGCCGGGCGCCTAGGGGCCGTCCCCCGGCCTCCCCTTGGGGCTGGCAGACCAAGGGGCTTAAGACCAGGAAGCGGCGGAAGCCCTCGAGCCGCTTCATCATCGCCCGCCGCAAGAAGTGA
- the rplV gene encoding 50S ribosomal protein L22 has protein sequence MEAKAIARYVRISPRKVRLVVDLIRGKSLEEARAILRYTPKRGAYYVAKVLESAAANAVNNHDMLEDRLFVKAAFVDEGPALKRVLPRARGRADIIKKRTSHITVILGEKHGK, from the coding sequence ATGGAAGCGAAAGCCATTGCCCGTTACGTGCGCATCTCCCCCAGGAAGGTCCGGTTGGTGGTGGACCTGATCCGGGGGAAGAGCCTCGAGGAGGCCCGCGCCATCCTGCGCTACACCCCTAAGCGGGGGGCCTATTACGTGGCCAAGGTGCTGGAGTCCGCCGCCGCCAACGCGGTCAACAACCACGACATGCTGGAGGACCGGCTTTTCGTGAAGGCGGCCTTCGTGGACGAGGGGCCTGCCCTAAAAAGGGTGCTTCCCCGGGCCCGGGGCCGGGCGGACATCATCAAGAAGAGGACCAGCCACATCACGGTGATCTTGGGGGAGAAACATGGGAAATAA
- the rpsC gene encoding 30S ribosomal protein S3, translating into MGNKIHPIGFRLGITRDWESRWYAGKKQYRHLLVEDQKIRETLTKELYPAGLARIDIERAADNVAVTVHVAKPGVVIGRGGEKIKVLRDTLSQLTGKNVALNVQEIHNPNLSAPLVAQRVAEQIERRFAVRRAIKQAVQRVMEAGAKGAKVIVSGRIGGAEQARTEWAAEGRVPLHTLRANIDYGFALARTTYGVLGVKAYVFLGEVIGGQKPKARPEGPRAEEKPRRRRPAVRVKKEE; encoded by the coding sequence ATGGGAAATAAGATCCACCCCATCGGCTTTAGGCTCGGCATCACCCGGGACTGGGAGTCCCGCTGGTATGCGGGCAAGAAGCAGTACCGCCACCTCCTGGTGGAGGACCAGAAGATCCGCGAGACCCTCACCAAGGAGCTCTACCCGGCGGGCCTGGCCCGCATCGACATCGAACGGGCCGCGGACAACGTGGCCGTGACCGTGCACGTGGCCAAGCCCGGCGTGGTCATCGGCCGGGGCGGGGAGAAGATCAAGGTCCTAAGGGACACCCTTTCCCAGCTCACCGGCAAGAACGTGGCCCTGAACGTCCAGGAGATCCACAACCCCAACCTCTCCGCTCCCCTGGTGGCCCAGCGGGTGGCGGAGCAGATCGAGCGCCGCTTTGCCGTGCGCCGGGCCATCAAGCAGGCGGTACAACGGGTCATGGAGGCGGGGGCCAAGGGGGCCAAGGTGATCGTCTCCGGCCGCATCGGCGGGGCCGAGCAGGCCCGCACGGAGTGGGCTGCTGAGGGCCGGGTACCCCTTCACACCCTTCGTGCTAACATAGACTACGGCTTCGCTTTGGCCCGCACCACCTACGGGGTGCTGGGGGTCAAGGCCTACGTGTTCCTGGGCGAGGTGATCGGCGGCCAGAAGCCTAAGGCCCGCCCCGAGGGGCCTAGGGCGGAGGAAAAGCCCCGCCGCCGCCGCCCAGCGGTGCGCGTGAAGAAGGAGGAGTAG